From the genome of Winogradskyella forsetii, one region includes:
- a CDS encoding RNA methyltransferase, translated as MNDNLKNEFFGIGIQNGKTPENLGVLWRSAQNLGASFIFTIGNRYAKQACDTHNAVKSMPYFHYETFEDFFNNLPKGARLVGVELTDEAVSLETFNHPRRCVYLLGAEDHGLSRQAIEKSHFLIKFQSRLSLNVSVAGSIVMYDRGIDKPRI; from the coding sequence ATGAATGATAATTTAAAAAATGAATTCTTCGGGATAGGCATACAAAACGGCAAGACACCCGAAAATCTTGGAGTACTCTGGCGGTCGGCTCAAAATCTTGGAGCGAGTTTTATTTTTACTATTGGAAATCGTTATGCCAAGCAAGCTTGCGATACGCACAATGCCGTAAAATCAATGCCTTATTTTCATTATGAAACTTTTGAGGATTTCTTCAATAATTTACCAAAAGGAGCGCGACTTGTCGGTGTGGAATTAACTGATGAAGCTGTTTCGCTAGAAACTTTTAACCATCCTAGACGCTGTGTTTATTTATTGGGCGCAGAAGATCATGGATTGTCTAGGCAAGCGATTGAAAAAAGTCATTTTTTAATTAAATTCCAATCCCGATTAAGTCTTAATGTTTCTGTGGCTGGCAGTATTGTGATGTATGATCGTGGTATTGATAAACCACGTATTTAA
- a CDS encoding tetratricopeptide repeat protein: MDLQHITQEELEQIEKYLNGNLDALALTKFEQRMQTEAEFKSKVEDIKTVLTGIETQALKEQLDIFHEAIETVSTESEEEDTKVHTLNWKRLLVAAALIIAAGSFWFLGGNPNERLYANYFKPDPGLPTTMSSSDNYNFYEAMVNYKQGDYKTAIAKWETLQKAKPNNDTLNYFIGVAYLANKNEEIAIPFLEGVAQNSEFALINDAYYYLGLAYLKADNVDKAKSSLQKSNVENSKALLSELND, from the coding sequence ATGGATTTACAACACATAACACAAGAAGAACTAGAACAGATTGAGAAGTATCTCAACGGTAATTTAGATGCTTTAGCTTTAACAAAATTTGAGCAACGCATGCAAACCGAAGCCGAATTTAAATCTAAAGTTGAAGATATAAAAACGGTATTAACTGGCATCGAAACCCAAGCTTTAAAAGAACAGTTAGATATTTTCCATGAAGCTATTGAAACCGTTTCAACTGAATCCGAAGAAGAAGACACCAAAGTACATACCTTAAATTGGAAACGTCTTTTAGTTGCCGCAGCTCTTATAATTGCCGCAGGTAGTTTTTGGTTTTTAGGTGGCAATCCTAACGAACGTCTCTACGCTAATTACTTCAAACCAGATCCTGGTCTACCAACAACAATGAGTAGTTCTGACAACTATAATTTTTATGAAGCCATGGTAAATTATAAACAAGGTGATTATAAAACAGCGATAGCCAAATGGGAGACTTTGCAAAAGGCAAAACCAAATAACGATACTCTAAATTATTTTATAGGAGTCGCCTATTTGGCCAATAAGAATGAAGAAATCGCGATTCCTTTTCTAGAAGGTGTAGCACAAAATTCTGAATTTGCACTTATTAATGATGCTTATTATTATTTAGGATTGGCTTATTTAAAAGCAGATAATGTAGACAAAGCTAAATCTAGTTTACAAAAATCGAATGTAGAAAACAGCAAAGCCCTTTTGTCTGAGCTAAACGATTAA
- a CDS encoding CHAT domain-containing protein, translating to MKRFQNCLRLYMLLLFVISCQFEVYSQKNMSYDTEIIDSLISNKEFKKADVLLINNINELKQEKAFLELTKRIYYVGKIAAELENEAIAIKKANDFANSITDLTDSLSVMRQKHLVLSRFYVYLHDYKKSSEQNLLALEITKKIPDATGDLFGIIHHNLGVDYRRLGNIKASTYHSRMSLKHYLSYPKSDKTKILDAYNSLGGRMWDAYKIDSALFYFKKGEEIISKLDPTPMNQYYHAASNQANIASVQATLGNTKESLKYNEKAIKNYFQFLKSNTQGKDFFKEEARKFLYISIENYAGDFSKQGNLQKAKELNTYALEEKKKYLDRDDPELAYSYLQVANSHLKLKDFKTAEKFINKSLDIYTNQEQKDYLGIADGYYYKGTVNEYYGNIESAKECYEKSKGYYESVFGDSYDGFYLNAMITLSEFYAKNGYTDKAIEMATTIYNYVVNNQGESTVLEYSLLVNLARIQYRCKNYSEASKQINKALALLSDSYATEVNELNFLEKPKALLLKSEIELKLTKDKDSLFLKNQFKSLKEAITILEQQKTMAIEDQNISIILADNDQVFELAKAIAMMLYEETNDKKYLNEILSIHESKLYNKIRQQLNVQSDFILDDIPKSILEAEKLLKKEFNSTLNMEGGLETFFETNKNWSDLLETLKRDYPKYYNLKYASISQSLNLSTSNFPDNKTIVRYVIIQEKLYAFIIEKNKIESYLLDMYKLKHELDSNENADNLQDDNLNFYSNLYNILWKPFENSITNQSVIVVPDGELFNLSFEVLTTTKVKSFKELSKKSLLSKYNISYNYSLLLIDKNKSPKFFESNFVAFTPEFTDQMKNNYKVAIKDSVLLDKTYLKLLPQPFTVDLAKEYSQLFSGNSFTNERASKQVFSEQAKEHKIIHIGTHAESNNVSPEFSRLIFAKNLDDNQNTDNNSLYTYEIYNQNLASNLAILTACETGKPTFQPGEGMISLAHAFNYAGSESILTSLWKIDEQSSATIIENFYGYLKEGLPKDEALQKAKLDYIATAEGRTISPQYWAGLVLIGDAAPIDLDSTNFWWIWTLLTVTIILALVLYIRNKKASNPI from the coding sequence ATGAAACGATTTCAAAATTGTTTAAGACTATACATGCTTTTACTTTTCGTAATTAGCTGCCAGTTTGAGGTTTATTCGCAAAAGAATATGTCCTATGATACTGAAATTATTGATTCATTAATTTCAAATAAAGAATTTAAAAAAGCAGACGTCTTATTAATTAACAACATCAATGAACTAAAACAAGAAAAAGCGTTCCTGGAGTTAACAAAACGCATCTATTATGTTGGAAAAATTGCTGCAGAGCTAGAAAACGAGGCTATAGCCATTAAAAAAGCAAATGATTTTGCGAATAGTATTACTGATTTAACTGATTCTTTGTCTGTAATGAGGCAAAAGCATTTGGTACTTTCAAGGTTTTATGTTTACCTCCATGATTACAAAAAATCTTCAGAACAAAACTTATTGGCTTTAGAAATCACCAAAAAAATACCCGATGCAACTGGTGATTTATTTGGTATTATTCATCATAATCTAGGAGTAGATTATAGACGACTTGGCAATATCAAAGCATCTACGTACCACAGTCGCATGTCCTTAAAACATTACTTGTCTTATCCCAAATCTGACAAAACTAAAATTCTAGATGCATACAATTCTTTAGGCGGCAGAATGTGGGATGCTTACAAAATAGATAGTGCCTTGTTCTATTTTAAAAAAGGAGAAGAGATCATTTCTAAATTAGATCCGACTCCTATGAACCAATATTATCATGCCGCTTCTAATCAGGCTAATATTGCTTCGGTACAAGCAACATTGGGCAATACAAAAGAATCTTTAAAATATAACGAGAAAGCTATAAAAAATTACTTTCAATTTCTTAAATCAAACACCCAAGGCAAGGACTTTTTTAAAGAAGAAGCGCGTAAATTTTTATACATATCAATTGAAAATTATGCTGGTGATTTTAGTAAACAAGGCAACTTACAAAAGGCAAAGGAACTGAACACTTATGCGCTTGAAGAAAAGAAAAAATACTTGGATAGAGACGACCCTGAACTAGCCTATTCTTATTTGCAAGTTGCCAATTCGCACTTAAAATTAAAAGATTTCAAGACTGCAGAAAAGTTCATCAATAAAAGCTTAGATATTTATACTAACCAAGAACAAAAGGATTATTTAGGGATTGCGGATGGCTATTACTACAAAGGTACCGTAAACGAATACTATGGTAATATAGAATCCGCAAAAGAATGCTACGAAAAAAGTAAGGGTTATTATGAAAGTGTATTTGGAGATAGTTATGATGGTTTCTATTTAAATGCTATGATCACGCTTTCTGAGTTTTATGCAAAAAATGGCTATACAGATAAAGCCATTGAAATGGCAACTACGATATACAACTACGTAGTAAATAATCAAGGTGAGAGTACGGTTTTAGAATATTCCCTATTAGTAAACCTCGCAAGAATTCAATATAGATGCAAGAATTATAGTGAAGCCTCAAAACAAATTAACAAAGCATTAGCGCTATTAAGCGATTCTTATGCTACAGAAGTTAATGAACTCAATTTTTTAGAAAAACCAAAAGCATTATTGCTTAAATCTGAGATAGAATTAAAACTAACAAAGGATAAAGATTCGTTATTTCTCAAAAATCAATTTAAAAGCCTTAAAGAAGCCATTACCATTTTAGAACAGCAAAAAACTATGGCTATCGAAGATCAAAATATTTCTATTATTCTCGCTGATAATGACCAGGTTTTTGAATTAGCAAAAGCAATAGCCATGATGCTTTATGAAGAAACTAATGACAAGAAATATTTAAACGAAATATTAAGTATTCACGAATCAAAACTCTATAATAAGATTAGGCAACAGCTGAATGTACAATCTGATTTTATTTTAGATGATATTCCAAAATCCATTTTAGAAGCTGAAAAGCTACTAAAAAAGGAATTCAATTCGACCTTAAACATGGAGGGTGGTTTGGAAACATTTTTCGAAACCAATAAAAACTGGTCCGATTTGCTTGAAACTTTAAAGCGGGATTATCCCAAATACTATAACTTAAAATATGCCTCAATATCACAATCTTTAAACCTAAGTACTTCTAATTTTCCTGATAATAAGACTATCGTTAGATATGTTATCATTCAGGAAAAACTCTATGCATTCATCATTGAAAAAAATAAGATTGAATCCTATTTATTGGACATGTATAAGTTAAAACATGAGTTAGATTCCAATGAAAATGCTGACAATTTACAAGATGATAATTTAAACTTTTATAGCAATTTATATAATATTTTATGGAAACCATTTGAAAATTCCATTACCAACCAAAGTGTTATTGTAGTTCCTGATGGCGAACTCTTTAATTTAAGTTTTGAAGTTTTAACAACGACCAAGGTTAAGTCATTCAAAGAATTGTCCAAAAAAAGTTTGTTAAGCAAATACAATATATCCTACAACTACAGTCTGCTTTTAATTGATAAAAATAAATCACCAAAATTTTTTGAAAGCAATTTTGTCGCTTTTACCCCAGAGTTTACTGACCAGATGAAAAACAATTATAAAGTTGCTATAAAAGACTCTGTATTATTAGATAAAACCTATCTTAAGCTATTACCTCAGCCATTTACAGTAGATTTAGCAAAAGAATATTCTCAGTTATTCAGTGGTAATTCATTTACAAATGAAAGGGCATCGAAGCAAGTCTTTTCTGAACAAGCAAAAGAACATAAGATCATCCATATTGGAACGCATGCTGAATCTAATAATGTCTCTCCAGAGTTTTCACGGTTAATATTTGCAAAAAACCTCGATGACAACCAAAATACAGATAACAATTCGCTTTATACTTATGAGATTTACAATCAAAATTTAGCATCCAATTTAGCCATTCTAACCGCCTGTGAAACAGGAAAACCAACATTCCAACCAGGCGAAGGCATGATTTCTTTAGCACATGCTTTTAATTATGCTGGCAGCGAAAGTATATTAACGAGCTTATGGAAAATAGATGAACAATCTAGCGCAACGATTATCGAAAATTTTTATGGATACCTCAAAGAAGGGTTACCAAAAGATGAAGCCTTACAAAAAGCAAAATTAGATTATATAGCTACTGCAGAAGGGAGAACAATTTCTCCTCAATATTGGGCTGGTTTGGTGTTAATTGGAGATGCTGCACCTATTGATTTAGATTCAACAAATTTTTGGTGGATCTGGACCTTGTTAACTGTTACAATTATTTTGGCTTTGGTGCTATACATAAGGAACAAGAAAGCTTCAAATCCAATATAG
- a CDS encoding SsrA-binding protein, producing the protein MKKLIFKALAKINKAVLPSYTKKQLDLSKASKLQLAIIGWRVYVTKNALG; encoded by the coding sequence ATGAAGAAATTAATCTTTAAAGCTTTAGCCAAAATTAATAAAGCCGTATTACCTTCTTATACCAAGAAACAATTAGACCTTAGCAAAGCTTCTAAATTACAACTTGCCATAATAGGATGGCGTGTTTATGTAACTAAGAATGCGCTTGGGTAA
- a CDS encoding RNA polymerase sigma factor, whose amino-acid sequence MQEKNPTLSLNDSFIEAVKNNDPQVLKNLYVNNYPKIEILVLRNSGSKDQAKDIYQDAFLAVWQNIKQDKFIPKSESSINGYLYTIAKNKWLDVLRSSGYKKTIVASQLGHFEIKDEENNDIDDDILKDKRLEDVMLAFKNLGEACKSLLRMFYFEKKSMKFIAEELALDSASTRNKKYRCMQKLKSLALKN is encoded by the coding sequence ATGCAAGAGAAAAATCCAACCCTTTCTTTAAACGATAGCTTTATCGAAGCTGTTAAAAATAATGATCCACAAGTTTTAAAAAACCTGTACGTTAATAACTATCCTAAAATAGAAATTTTAGTTTTAAGGAATAGTGGCTCAAAAGATCAAGCCAAGGACATTTACCAAGACGCTTTCTTAGCCGTTTGGCAAAATATTAAACAAGACAAATTTATTCCAAAAAGTGAATCTTCAATCAACGGTTACCTTTATACGATTGCAAAGAATAAATGGTTGGATGTCTTAAGATCCAGTGGCTATAAAAAGACCATTGTGGCTTCACAATTAGGGCATTTTGAAATAAAAGATGAAGAAAATAATGATATTGATGATGACATTTTAAAAGATAAACGATTAGAAGATGTAATGCTAGCCTTTAAGAATTTAGGCGAAGCATGTAAAAGCTTACTACGTATGTTTTATTTTGAAAAAAAGTCGATGAAATTTATTGCCGAAGAACTGGCATTAGACTCGGCTTCAACCCGAAATAAAAAATACAGATGTATGCAAAAACTAAAAAGTTTAGCCCTGAAAAATTGA